The following nucleotide sequence is from Peribacillus sp. ACCC06369.
ATAGGGTGAGCTATTTTTTCTGCAATATACAAACCGGATTTCGTCCAACTTGGGCCGTTAATTCGTCCAAATGGGCCGAATTTTCGGCACTTTTTTAAATTGGATGCTGTCGTCTTGGCCTTTTTGCATTGGCATGGCACTTGCATCTTGTATAAGTGGAGTAAGAAATATAAGTGGAGTAAGAAATAATATCCACTTAATTAAGGGAGGAATATGAATCATGAATGTAAAACAAGGGGCTAGCACTGTAAATGCAAAACAACAGGTCAAGACAATGAAGGCAGCGGTCGTCAATGAATTTAACCAAAAACTTGAGATAAAAGAAGTACCCATCCCGGAATTGGATTATGGTGAGATATTAGTGAAAATTAAAGCATGTGGCGTGTGTCATACCGATTTACATGCGGTACATGGCGATTGGCCGGTAAAGCCCAAGCTTCCGCTTATCCCAGGACATGAAGGTGTAGGCATCATAGAAAAGGTGGCAGAAGGCGTAACTTCCTTGAAGGTCGGTGACCGCGTTGGGATCCCATGGCTTTACTCGGCCTGTGGCGATTGTGAGTATTGTTTGACTGGAAGGGAAACGCTTTGCTTGGATCAATTGAATGCAGGCTACTCCGTGGACGGGGGGTATGCGGAATACTGTAAAGCACCTGCCAAATATGTGGTGAAGGTTCCTGAAGGGCTTGACTTTGCGGAAGTTTCACCGATTTTCTGTGCAGGCGTAACGACTTATAAAGCGCTTAAGGTATCAGAAGCAAAACCTGGTGATTGGGTAGCGGTTTATGGAATTGGCGGATTGGGACATGTTGCCCTTCAATACGCGAAAGCGATGGGCTTTAATGTCATTGCTGTCGATATTCAAGATGATAAGCTTGATCTGGCGGCGGAACTGGGGGCGGATTTCACGGTTAATGGGCTTAAGACTGATCCTGTACAAGCCATTAAGGATAAAGTTGGCGGTGTGCAGGCAGCCATTTCTGTAGCGGTTACGAAAAAAGCATTCGAACAGGCTTACAGTTCAGTCAAGAGGGGCGGGACACTGGTCGTAGTCGGATTGCCGAATGATGAACTTCCGATCCCGATTTTTGATACGGTACTAAATGGGGTAACTGTAAAAGGGTCAATCGTCGGGACGAGAAAAGATTTACAGGAAGCCGTTCAATTTGCGGCTGAGGGTAAAGTCAGAACGAATATAGAGACGAGGAAGCTTGATGAAATCAATGATGTGTTTTCAATGATGGAAAAGGGAGAAATCAATGGACGCATCGTATTGACGCTAGAATAGTAACAGAGGAGGATGCCCTGGAACGGGGCATCCCCCTTTTTTTATGTCTGGTTCTTCTCATTTAATATATAGCGTAATTTCCTTATGGATATTTGCAAGCGTTTGGCTGCTTCATTCCGGTTGCCGTAGGTTTTTTGCAGTGCCTGCATGACGAGTTCCTTTCCAATTGTGGATTGAAGCTGTTTGATTTCCGTAAGGATTTCTTCTAGCATCAGTTCATCTTTCTCATTAAAGTCGGCCACCAGCTTTTTTCGCCACTCTTCAAGAAGGTTTTCAGTTGTCTGAATCTCATTCGGACGCTCCTTCTTCTTCGGAGTGACCTGGCTGTTAGATAGCGAGATATCATTGGCTGTTATTTCAGACTTATGGTCTGCAAGAGTTAGCGTGCGCATGACCACATTAGATAGTTCGCGTATGTTGCCTGGCCAGTTGTATTGTTGTAATTTTTCAATGGCTTCATTGGAAAAAGAGATATCTCCATGACCATTTCTCTCAATCAAGTGACGGACAAGCAAGGGAATATCCTCTTTTCGGTTGCGCAAAGGCGGGATATCCAGAGTCACGACGTTCAGTCGGTAAAATAGGTCTTCCCGGAATTTATTTTTGTCCACTGCCTGTTGCAGGTTTTCATTGGAGGCCGCCACTAACCGGGCGTTCGTCCGTAATGTCCCGCTGCTGCCAACCCGCATGAATTCCCGTGTTTCCAACACTCGTAGCAATTTGACTTGAATGGCGGGACTCGCATCCGCAATTTCATCAAGGAAAAGCGTACCATTCCCTGCAATTTCGAAAAAACCCTTTCGCAACTGGGTAGCTCCGGTGAAAGCCCCCTTTTCATGGCCGAATAATTCGCTTTCAAGCAGGGATTCAGAGATCGCTCCACAATTGATGCCGATAAAAGGTTCATGGTTTCGGGGGCTGGCTATGTGGATGAAACGTGAAAGCACTTCTTTGCCGCTGCCGGTTTCTCCTTCAATTAATACATTGACTGATTTTTGGGCAACCTTGAATGCCGTTTCAATCAAACTCTTCATTAAAGTACTTTCACCGACAATCAATCCTGATTCCTCGGCTAGCTTATGGATGAAATGTTGATTCAAATCTTCATTTTCATTCAATAGGTTGTCAATTTGCTTTTCCAATACTTCAATATCCACAAAGGGTTTTTCCATATAATCACTCGCGCCAAGTTTCATTGCATCAACAGCGGTCTTGACGGTGCTGTATCCGGTCATGATCAGTACCTTGCAACGCGGCTGTAGTTGTTTTAGATGTTGCAGAAGGGAAAGGCCATCACAATCCGGAAGCTTCAGGTCTATCATTGCTACATCAAAACGCTGCTGATTCCAATCGATTTCATGAAAATCCTTTCCGCTATTCACAACTTGTACGAGGTAACCTTTCATCGTAAAAAGGCGGGATAGAAAAGTCCCAACTTCTTTCTCATCGTCTACCACAAGTAAATTGATCAACTTATCATCGCCTTTCCTCTTCTGCTTGCAAGGGAAGCCTCAGGAAAAAAGTGCTTCCTTGTCCTGATTTACTCAAAACGTCGATCTTGCCACCATGGTCTTTGGCGATTCCAAGGCTTACGGACAGCCCCAAACCTGTACCTTTTTCACGGTCTTTAGTTGTATGAAAGGGATGGAATATGAAGGGCAGGCGTTCTTTTTCAATCCCCGTTCCATTATCAGTCACCTGTACCACCATGAACTTGTCTTCTGAATAGGTAGTGATTGAAATCGATTTTTCCGATGGAGAGGACTCATCCAATGCGTCCTTGGCATTCAATAACAAGTTGATGATGATCTGTTCTATTTGAGGTTGGCTGCCCTTTATGAAGGGAAGGTCTTCCTGAAGGGAAAGATGAAGGGAAATTTGCTTCTTCCCCAGTTGAAACTTCAAAAGGTTCAGAACCTGATGAATGGCTTCGTTAATAGAGTAATAGTTGAATCTATACTCATCCTGCCTCGAAAAGGTAAGCAGGCTTTTCACTATTTGCCTGCATCGGTCCCCACAAATCTTAATATCGTTCAAAAGCATATAGTCCAGATTGTCCTGGGGAGTTTTCCGTAATAAAATCTGGGAGTTACCAAGAATGGCCGTTAAGGGGCTATTCAATTCATGGGCAATCCCTGCTGCCATTTCACCGATCGCCCCAAGTTTACCGGCATGCAATAGCTGGACCTCCATCTGTCTTCTTTCGGTGACATTTTTATAATAAGCAATGACCCCATAGACTTGATGCTCCTCATTCTGAATCGGGTAGGCATGCATTTCCAAGATGGTATCATGCTGAAGGAGAATTTCTTGAAATCCTGGCTTATTGAATGAAAAGGTATATTGAATCAGATTTTGAGATTTTTCAATTAAAGGAACCAGGTCGGAAAAGTCCCTTGCAGAATCATTGGATTGATAGACGGTTCCTTTGTGATCAAAAACGATAATCATATCTTCAACTGCCTTGAACGTATCCTCCCACTCCTGCTTGGAATGAAGGACTTCCTTATAAAGCTGGGCATTCTCCAAAGTTAGTGCAAGCTGATTTGATAGTTGCTCAAGAAAATCCAGTTCATCTTTATGCCATGTTTTCTTATTCTTCCTGCCGAAAGTCCATATTCCGATTTTTTTACTTTTTCCGTACAAAGGAACCAATAGAAGTGCTTCGATCTCAAGGGATAATAGTCGTTCTTTTTCTGGGAAGTCCGGTAACCGTTTAACTTCCACCTGAATGGGCTGCTTATCTTTCAGAGCAGACGAGAAACCCTGAAATGGGTGTAACGGGTTATTGGAATCAATTTCAAGTTCAAGTTCGCAGTGACCATTGGGGCAGATGTGAAGCAGGGCAGGTTCTTCCTCATACAATATGACAAAGTGACTGTCATCGAAGGTAATTAGCTGCTTGAGCTTTGCAATAACATTTCGGAGAATCTCTTGGATGTCGATGTCCATATTCATATTTTTAGTGATGTCATTCATAATTTCGAGCTGCATATTCTTCTTCTTCAGCTGATCCACAGTTTTCTTAAGTTCCGTGTAATACGTTTTTTTTGAAGATTTTACACCTGTCATTAAATCTATCAATTCAAGTTTGTTCATGTTTTCACCTCTTATAGGGCTGTAAGAAGCAGATGATTAATCTGTTCTAATGACATATCACGAGGATTTGTGATCATGCAGGCATCCTCAAGGGCAGTCATCCCTATGGGATCTATCATTTCCTTTGTAATGCCGACATCACTTAAACTCTTGGGAGCCCCTATATCCTGGGATAATTCCCTTACGAAGTGAATGGCCGCCATTCCAGCTTGCTGCTCGGTCAATGCACGTGTATCGATGCCCATGATGTCTGCAATCTCACTGAATCGACTTGGTGAGGCAATTCGATTGAACTCCATAACATGGGGAAGGAGTATCGCATTGATTTCACCATGCGGAAGGAGGTACTTGCCGCCGATGGCATGTGAAATGGCATGGGCCGCTCCCAAAATGGCATTGGAAAAAGCTAGTCCTGCCTGCAGGCTTGCCATCGCCATCGCTTTTTTTGCTTCCTCATTATGCCTGGATGCAACAGAGGGGCGTAAGTGACGGGAAACGATGGAAAGCGCATTTTTAGCTTGGACATCTGTCAATGGTGTGGCAGCGATTGAAACGTAGGATTCAATGGCGTGGGTTAAAACATCCATTCCCGTAGCCGCGGTCAAATCCGGACCCAAGGTGGTTAAGGTACCGGGATCGACTATTGCAATATCAGGGACGAGTGATTTTGAAATGATCGTCATTTTTTTCTCGCGGAATGAATCGACAATCACCGAAAACTGGGAGACCTCTGATCCCGATCCGGCCGTAGTCATGATCATCACCATGGGTGGGAGGGGGGAGTGGACTTTATCAACGCCTTCATAATCACTGATGATGCCGCCATTCGTAGCTAAAAGGGCTACCCCTTTGGCGACATCCAAAGCACTGCCTCCTCCTAAACCAATGATGGCATCGCATTCTTGTTCATTAAATGTCAAACAGCCGGCTTCAATCTCCCTGTCTTTCGGGTTGGTCGTCATATCAATGAAGGTAGCAAAAGCAAGACCAGCATCTTGGCAGGATTTAATGACTTTATCTAACCAGCCAGCATTGGCCACACCAGAGTCGCTGACTATAAGCGCCTTTTTGGCACCCAACCGCAAGCAGGCCTCACCGGCTTGTTCAATCGAACCTTTTCCAAAAATCACTTCCGGCATCACAAATTTAGTTATCGACATCTTTGCGCCTTCTCCCTGTAAAAATTCAATCTCTTCTGTATTATTTTCCCGAAAAAGAGCGAAAATCCTGTTTGGATTCCAGGTATTTTTATATAATATGACAAAATATCAAATGGTAGAGAACTTTCGGCACGTGTCAAACGGCCTTCTTTTTTCTTTAATTTGTAAATTCGTTACTTTAGACATGCATTAATAGGGATAAACCTACCTAGTTAGTATTATCTATATATTGTAAAATTATGGAGGTAATCTATTAAACTGGGAGGCAATCTATGAAAAAACAATTTCTATCGATAACATTAATCGCAGCATTGACACTCGGGACAACTACCGCTTTAGCGACGCCGCATTCATCACAGGTGCAACAGGCGCCATCCACGGACAAGAAAGTCGTTAAGAAAATTGATGTCGACAAAATCTACAAGAATATTGAATACCTCTCACAAACACCTCGGGTGGCCGGTACGGATTCTGAGTATAAGGCCGTCCAATTCATCAAAAAGCAATTCAATTCTTATGGCTATGAAGCCGACATCGAAGAGTTCAATTTTTTATCTTATACAGACCCAAATCTGGTCAAACTGTCCGTTGCTGGATTTGATGGGGAAATCCAAGCGAACCATCTAACCTATTCAGTTAATGGGAATTTATCCGGTGAAGTGGTATACGCCGGTTTAGGAACGAAAGAAGAACTTGAGGAAACCGATGTTAAAGGGAAGATTGCCCTTATACAAAGAGGCAGCCTCACTTTTGCAGAGAAAGTATTGAATGCAGCAGAAAAAGGGGCAGCGGGAGTCATCCTGTTCAATAATGCCGATGGGGAATTAAACGGGACACTCGGAGGGGCTAATGACAAGTATATTCCATCTGTCACGATAACCAAAAAGGATGGAGAAGCCCTGCTGGAGAAATTAAATGCTGGAGCTAAATTGACAGCATCATTAAAAATTGAAGGAGCTTATTCCGGAGAGAAAACCTCTTATAATGTAGTGGCAACGAAAAAAGCAACCAAGAACATAAAAGCAAAAAAGAGCGATATCATTTATATTACTGGACATCATGATTCCGTCGCTGGAGCACCCGGAGCGAATGATGATGCATCAGGAACATCCGTCACCCTTGAACTTGCACGTGTGCTGAAGAATCTTCCTACAGATACGGAAATTCGCTTCGTCACCTTTGGGGCTGAGGAAAATGGACTTCTAGGTTCACAGCATTATGTGGACAATCTCTCTGATGATGATATCAAGCGGACGCTTGCCAACTTCAATCTGGATATGGTAGGAAGCCGGGAAGCAGGAGATTTGGTCATTTTAACTAATGATGGAGAAATGAATCTTGTAACCGAGCTGGCTCAGACATCAAGTGCAAGACTGAATGGCGAGCCGACTCCATATGGACAAGGCGGTAGAAGTGACCATGTATCTTTCGCAGAGGCTGGGATTCCCGCTGCATTATTCATCCATAGTCCATCAGAACCTTGGTATCATACTCCTGATGATACCATTGATAAAATCTCAAAAGAAAAGCTTCAAGATGTTGCTGAAATTGTCGGCACCGCTGTCTATGACCAAGCTAAAATCGAACCTGAAAAACCTGATCTCAATCATAAAAAAGGGAAAAAGGTGAAAGTTCCGCATTTATTTGACGAAAAGGAATTTAAATAATGCAGTAAATATTTAGAGGGTGCAGCCTGCACTCTCTTTTTATGTTTGAAAATGGAAATAAAGAGGTAAAAAGTCTATTCTGGAATTGGTGCGTGTGGGATGAATTCCCTAAACACCTAGCATAAATAGCTTATTTATCCCTATTTAACTCTAAGACTATAATCCTTATAATGAAAATTATGAAAAATATGACAGTCTGCATAATGAGAATAGTATGTTTGAGGTGATTTTTTTAAGTGTATGCAAATTCATTGAGTGAAATTCACTCTGCCCTATCCAGTAAAATGTCCGATGTGAATGAAAAAATTAATCGTTTGGAGCAGGCAAAA
It contains:
- the adhP gene encoding alcohol dehydrogenase AdhP, producing the protein MKAAVVNEFNQKLEIKEVPIPELDYGEILVKIKACGVCHTDLHAVHGDWPVKPKLPLIPGHEGVGIIEKVAEGVTSLKVGDRVGIPWLYSACGDCEYCLTGRETLCLDQLNAGYSVDGGYAEYCKAPAKYVVKVPEGLDFAEVSPIFCAGVTTYKALKVSEAKPGDWVAVYGIGGLGHVALQYAKAMGFNVIAVDIQDDKLDLAAELGADFTVNGLKTDPVQAIKDKVGGVQAAISVAVTKKAFEQAYSSVKRGGTLVVVGLPNDELPIPIFDTVLNGVTVKGSIVGTRKDLQEAVQFAAEGKVRTNIETRKLDEINDVFSMMEKGEINGRIVLTLE
- a CDS encoding sigma-54 dependent transcriptional regulator — protein: MINLLVVDDEKEVGTFLSRLFTMKGYLVQVVNSGKDFHEIDWNQQRFDVAMIDLKLPDCDGLSLLQHLKQLQPRCKVLIMTGYSTVKTAVDAMKLGASDYMEKPFVDIEVLEKQIDNLLNENEDLNQHFIHKLAEESGLIVGESTLMKSLIETAFKVAQKSVNVLIEGETGSGKEVLSRFIHIASPRNHEPFIGINCGAISESLLESELFGHEKGAFTGATQLRKGFFEIAGNGTLFLDEIADASPAIQVKLLRVLETREFMRVGSSGTLRTNARLVAASNENLQQAVDKNKFREDLFYRLNVVTLDIPPLRNRKEDIPLLVRHLIERNGHGDISFSNEAIEKLQQYNWPGNIRELSNVVMRTLTLADHKSEITANDISLSNSQVTPKKKERPNEIQTTENLLEEWRKKLVADFNEKDELMLEEILTEIKQLQSTIGKELVMQALQKTYGNRNEAAKRLQISIRKLRYILNEKNQT
- a CDS encoding sensor histidine kinase; protein product: MNKLELIDLMTGVKSSKKTYYTELKKTVDQLKKKNMQLEIMNDITKNMNMDIDIQEILRNVIAKLKQLITFDDSHFVILYEEEPALLHICPNGHCELELEIDSNNPLHPFQGFSSALKDKQPIQVEVKRLPDFPEKERLLSLEIEALLLVPLYGKSKKIGIWTFGRKNKKTWHKDELDFLEQLSNQLALTLENAQLYKEVLHSKQEWEDTFKAVEDMIIVFDHKGTVYQSNDSARDFSDLVPLIEKSQNLIQYTFSFNKPGFQEILLQHDTILEMHAYPIQNEEHQVYGVIAYYKNVTERRQMEVQLLHAGKLGAIGEMAAGIAHELNSPLTAILGNSQILLRKTPQDNLDYMLLNDIKICGDRCRQIVKSLLTFSRQDEYRFNYYSINEAIHQVLNLLKFQLGKKQISLHLSLQEDLPFIKGSQPQIEQIIINLLLNAKDALDESSPSEKSISITTYSEDKFMVVQVTDNGTGIEKERLPFIFHPFHTTKDREKGTGLGLSVSLGIAKDHGGKIDVLSKSGQGSTFFLRLPLQAEEERR
- a CDS encoding iron-containing alcohol dehydrogenase, coding for MSITKFVMPEVIFGKGSIEQAGEACLRLGAKKALIVSDSGVANAGWLDKVIKSCQDAGLAFATFIDMTTNPKDREIEAGCLTFNEQECDAIIGLGGGSALDVAKGVALLATNGGIISDYEGVDKVHSPLPPMVMIMTTAGSGSEVSQFSVIVDSFREKKMTIISKSLVPDIAIVDPGTLTTLGPDLTAATGMDVLTHAIESYVSIAATPLTDVQAKNALSIVSRHLRPSVASRHNEEAKKAMAMASLQAGLAFSNAILGAAHAISHAIGGKYLLPHGEINAILLPHVMEFNRIASPSRFSEIADIMGIDTRALTEQQAGMAAIHFVRELSQDIGAPKSLSDVGITKEMIDPIGMTALEDACMITNPRDMSLEQINHLLLTAL
- a CDS encoding M28 family peptidase, producing the protein MKKQFLSITLIAALTLGTTTALATPHSSQVQQAPSTDKKVVKKIDVDKIYKNIEYLSQTPRVAGTDSEYKAVQFIKKQFNSYGYEADIEEFNFLSYTDPNLVKLSVAGFDGEIQANHLTYSVNGNLSGEVVYAGLGTKEELEETDVKGKIALIQRGSLTFAEKVLNAAEKGAAGVILFNNADGELNGTLGGANDKYIPSVTITKKDGEALLEKLNAGAKLTASLKIEGAYSGEKTSYNVVATKKATKNIKAKKSDIIYITGHHDSVAGAPGANDDASGTSVTLELARVLKNLPTDTEIRFVTFGAEENGLLGSQHYVDNLSDDDIKRTLANFNLDMVGSREAGDLVILTNDGEMNLVTELAQTSSARLNGEPTPYGQGGRSDHVSFAEAGIPAALFIHSPSEPWYHTPDDTIDKISKEKLQDVAEIVGTAVYDQAKIEPEKPDLNHKKGKKVKVPHLFDEKEFK